A single window of Anomaloglossus baeobatrachus isolate aAnoBae1 chromosome 9, aAnoBae1.hap1, whole genome shotgun sequence DNA harbors:
- the LOC142250931 gene encoding FK506-binding protein-like, whose protein sequence is MPGDPAPPLPWSRFYTSCRVDPAASAAAADQGRFLLGMVEAMESPPASPICRSWQCPDGSFTKTILQPGSGVDKPKEGARCTIFLEAPGDPTTTDAGYPAGSWVQIELGEGDTGRDRLVDQCLETMVPGEVCRVDRALGSQFVLRFESFEGGKETWELDVSEKIKRVMRDREAGGKAYRDGNLEGAERRYARALRLLVCTSGEAEEEKIALLSNMAACDLKRGRLREAEVRCTRVLDKSPEHLKALYRRGTARAGMSDWTGARADLEKVLKLDPGNKEARREVSKVREKQKSAQAQISKALGRMFL, encoded by the coding sequence ATCAGGGCCGTTTCCTCCTTGGAATGGTGGAGGCAATGGAGAGTCCTCCAGCGTCACCGATCTGTAGGTCCTGGCAGTGCCCCGACGGCAGCTTCACCAAGACCATTCTACAGCCGGGCTCGGGGGTGGACAAACCCAAAGAAGGTGCCCGCTGCACCATATTCCTGGAGGCTCCCGGAGACCCCACTACCACAGACGCCGGCTATCCTGCAGGCAGCTGGGTGCAGATAGAATTGGGGGAAGGCGATACCGGCCGGGACCGTCTCGTTGACCAATGTCTTGAAACCATGGTTCCCGGAGAGGTCTGCAGGGTGGACCGGGCTCTGGGATCTCAGTTTGTCTTGAGGTTCGAAAGTTTTGAAGGTGGAAAGGAGACGTGGGAATTAGATGTGAGCGAGAAGATTAAGAGGGTGATGAGGGATCGGGAGGCGGGGGGGAAGGCGTACCGAGACGGGAACCTGGAGGGGGCAGAGCGACGATATGCCCGAGCGCTCAGACTTCTGGTGTGTACATcgggagaggcagaagaggagaaaatagctctgctCTCCAACATGGCCGCCTGTGACCTCAAGAGGGGAAGATTACGCGAGGCCGAGGTGAGGTGCACCCGAGTCCTGGACAAGAGCCCCGAGCACTTGAAAGCCTTGTACAGGAGGGGCACGGCCAGAGCCGGCATGTCAGACTGGACGGGGGCGAGGGCGGATCTAGAGAAAGTGCTGAAGCTGGATCCAGGGAACAAGGAGGCCCGAAGAGAAGTCAGCAAAGTCCGGGAAAAGCAGAAGAGCGCGCAGGCGCAGATCAGTAAGGCGCTAGGGAGAATGTTCCTATAA